The genomic DNA CATGTACACGCTTCTGGGGAATACCGGCGATGCAACCATGACATCGCCATTGCCTCCCGAATCCATCGGCCACGATTTCGGCGCCGCCGTCTTTACCGGCTATTCATTCTACGTGAACGAGAATCTCGCCTTCCCCGTTGAATTCAGGACGATAATGAATATCTCGGCAATGACCGCCGGGGCGGTGCCGTTCCTGTTCCAAGTAAGCGTCGGCGTTACCATACGCCTGGCGAAATAGGGGGTTGTCTATGAAACGATGTATGTTCATCGTAATGCTCGCGCTGGCCCTCGTCGGCATTTCATGCCTGCGTACCGACAATCCGTTCGCCCCGAACGGGACATCGCTTATGAAATATGGGCGAGGCCAATACATTTTCATGTCCACTTTTTCGAACGTATATCGCTGGGACTTGGCGACCGGCAATAATGTGAAAGGGGTTCTTACTACCAACGGATATGAATTCATCAGCCTTAATGTACAAGTATCAAAGGACGAAAGATATTTTTATACACTTGCACAAAAAACCGCGGCTGGATATATCGATCTGTATCGCTACAATATAGATGGTACCGGTGAGGAATTGATCCTCGCCGGCAGTGCTGCTTCCACTCCGAACCTTGTGTACCCATGCCCGAACGGCGATCTCATTATAAAAGAGATTACCGGTGTCAACTCCGAGACCATCGTCATCAATCCCTACTATGCCACAAAGCGCGACCTGATAGGCAGCAATATAAACGTGAGCGTTCCGCTTGCCGGCAAAGCCGCTTTTTACTATTCCACGAACATGGTCGGGAGCGGTCCGTATACCAATACCTATACGATAAAAAAATACGACCTTGCCGCGAAAACGACGGCAACAATAGCGACGATGGTGCTTGAGTTTTCAGCACCGCCGAACCCCGTATTTTCCATCGGCCCGTCACCGGACGGCGATAAACTCCTCATCATCACGCAGACGAACAGTGCGAATTTTCTCGCGTATATGCTCGATGTGCGATCCGGCGCAGCGCCGGCCCTCATCGGATCGATAACGAATTCCGTTTCCATCGGCTGGTCGCCGTATGCATCCCCTTTATATATGATAATGAGCGCAGGCGGGTATGAGATAGGACGCATATCGACAGCGAATGCCGCCCTGACGAAGACGAAAGAATTCACGCTTGCATACGTCATGATGAAATGGCCGGTTTCAGACGCATTCGGAAAGATGTATCTCGTCAATACCAATCTCGCCGCGCTCGGTGCAGCAGAAAGCATGATCGATTGAACGATGATAACGATAGTGAGGATACGGCAATGAGGATACACTTCCTTTTCGCAATACTCGCGGCCTCCGTACTATCAGCGCGAACGATCGGCTATACTTCCATCGAGCGGACGGAAGGGTTCTCCGAAGCGCAGATCGAGCAGTTGAACGAGCGCATATTCTCGCGCCTTGTCGATAGCGGTTATATGCTCACGAACATCGGCGCTTTGCCGCGTACGGCTTCCGAAAGCGAAACGGCGAAAGCGTTCGGGAAGGCATATGCACTGGATATGCTTTTCGTACAGACATTGATACGGGGCGACACGTATGAATACTCGTACCGCCTCCTCGGGGGCAGGCTCGGCGACCTCATTGCGGAGAAAACATTCTCCTTCACCGATTTCAGGACGCAATTCCCGTCGGTGCTCTCGGAGATAAAGAAGCGGTTGTCCGTCAATCTTGATCTCGATTTCGAGATGCCGACGAAAACGACAGCGGGAAAGCTGATGTTCGATACGCCCGATACGAAGACAGCGGCAAAGCTCGTCCTGCCGGAAACGCTTTCCGCCGACGCTTTCCTCACGCGCGACGCGGTAACGCTCAACCTTTTTCATTCGGACCGTGTCGATTCCTACGGATGGATGACCGGCGGTTTCGTCTATTCCGCCATGGCGTTCGCTTTGACGGCCATCGGCCTCGGGGTCTACTACGGGATACGAACGCAGTCGCCGAACAATGACGCGAATGAGAACAACATTCTTCTCCTTGGCGGCTTTACCGCCGGTTTGGGTGTGTTCAATCTCATCATCGCCATCCCAAGCTTTATCGCGTACAATGATACGAACCGTTCGTATCAGTTGGTGCGAAAGTGAGCCGCCCGATGACACGATACGGCGCTCTCATCCTCGTTCTCCTCGCGGTGTTCGGCTGCGTTACGCCGCCGCGTCTTACCGTCGATGACAGCGGCTTTCTCGCCCGCGGTACCGTCATCGCCGTTGTGCCGGCTACCGATAATCTGAAAGCGATACTCGCCGCCGATCAGCTCCGCAATTATCTCGTCGTCAACGGCGAATGGAGGCTGCTCACCAAGACCGTGAGCGAAAAGACCTGCTATGACCGGGAATTCATCATATCCCCCGCAAGCATTGAGACATCCGACGCGTTCACGAACAACACCTTCAATGCCGAAGCCGAAATATCAAAGCTCACGTCAGTAAAAGAGGTGCGGTATATCATCACCGTACGCCCGCTATCGGTGACGACCACGTATACGAGGAACACGGACAGCCGCGGGCGCTCGACAACAACGGAAACGCTCGCTATCGAGTTCGATGTAAGCATACTCGCATCGCCCTCGGGCACGTCAGTATCGAAGATAAAGTTGAGCGGGAACGCGACAACGTTCTTCTCCGGCGGCGGCAATCTCTTCCTGAGCGACAAGAATAAAGCGAGCATAGTGGCGATCGACCGTTTCATCCAGAACTATGCGCGCCAGGCGGTCGACCTGCAGCGCAATGCTTCCCGCTAACAACGATCAGCGCAGGAATCCCTTCGCGTCGGTGAGATCGATGGTGCTCATCGCATCGGCGCTTTCTCGCGCCCGAAGCGCTATCGCCGTCGCGTAGAATCCGTCGGCCGCGGATGCTGTCGTATCCCGCTTCCCCTCGGCCATTGCGATGACATCGTCGAATATCTCCCGCGGCGGCGACTGTAATGCTATTTCGCGTTCGCCGGCCGTATCGATACAATAGAGCTTTTCGCCGCGTATCTCGAGAACACCCTTCGTGCCCGCAATGCGCAGGCGGTCGTCGCCGTGCGACGGCGCATCCTTCGGGCGCAGATAATCCGCCGTTATCGTGACGAACGCCCCTTCATCGGTGGTGAACTGCATGACGGCGGCGCTCTCAAGCGCCCCGTGTCCGGCATTGCCAACCGTCGTGTGGCGGGCCGTGACGGATGCATAGTTCACACCGGCGACATATCGCACGAAGTCGACGGCATGTATCGCCACCCACGGTATCGTACCGCCGTAGGACGCTCGCTCGCGGTAGAACGCCGCGCGCTCACCGAGCTTATACGATTTCTGCGCCCCTATGAGTATCGGCGTTCCGACGGCGCCCGTACGTACACGTTCACGCGCGGTGAAGTATGCATTGCTGAAGCGCATGTCGAACATGGGATATATCGGCGTGTGTTCACGCTTCGACAGCTCGAACAGTGATACGAGATCGTCCCATTCGAGGGCGAATGGTTTCTCCAGGAACACCGGGATGTGCTCGCGGACGCATGTCATGGCTGTTCCGGCGATATGCGAGAATTCCGGATTGACGACGGCGATATCGATACGCTCACACGAAAGACATTCCCCCATCGATGGATACCGTTTCGCGTCGGGGTAGGACTTCGCCAAGCGTTCCGCATCCGCCCCATCTGCGATGAGTGCCGACACGCGCATGCGCGCGGCGTTCTCCGGGGACACGCTCTTGACATAGTGGCAATGCCCGCTCGCACCGACGATCGCTACCCTGAGCATCTTTGTATCCTGCATATCACTTTCCTCCGAGGGAACCGGCAAAGCGATAGGGCACCGCCTGTTCCCCCTCTGCTGTCCTATAGATGAAAACAGCATCGATGACATAGGCGACGCTTTTGCGTGATACGACAGCGGAGAACGCATCGGTCGCTACGCGCATATATACCGGGAGCGACAGATCGAATTCGGAGCGTTCTTCTTTCGGTGAGACATTGGACAGGGACGCGCTTGAGATCAATGTCCCGTTGAGCGTACAGGTATAGGTTATGGCGACGAGCGTTCCCGCGGCCGGGTCGTTCTCGACGGTGAGGCGTGCGGCAAGGTTCACGCGCCCGGCGATGGGATTGATCTCGCCGATGCCGAGCTTGGAGATCCCGACACGCGGTATGATGACGGTGATCGTGTGTTCGAACGGAAGCGCCTGCGCCCGTTTGCCCTTGCCGATGAGCGCGCTCCCGCGGACGGTGAGGAGCATCTTCCCCTGCGAGACCGCGCTCGCTGTCGCGTTCGCGATGCGCGACATATCGAGCAGCGCCGAGACGGGAATGAGCGTGGTCGAAAGCGCTCCGATGAACGTGTTCGTCGTGACGTTCGCCGAGACGAGGAGCGCTCCGGACCCGTCGCTCACATCGGCAGTGAGCGTGGTGAGCGGTACTTCCACATCGTAGCGGTTGTTGATGGATAGCATGAGGTCGGCCGTCATTGCCGTCCCGGCAACGGAACGTATCACGAACGATGCGACGGATATCTGCGGTGCGTTCTCCATGAGATAATCGCGTGACGGGATACATGACACGGTGGTCAGCACTGCAAGCGCGATGATCGGAATGCATCGTCGATGCAGGTGGATCTTTTGGTGAATGAACATGATGCGACTATATCACACGGGGGCACGGTTGCAAGGCGGGCTTTTTTATCCAGCAGGAGGGGTCACGTGACCCCTCCTGCTGGAGCGCAGAAAATTCTCAATGTACGGTGAACGACCGAATGATATCGATAAGCAAAAGCACGTTCAGCACCGTAACGACGGACGCCACTGCGCCGAGCATGATTTTCGTTGAGAGACGGTTCGCGTACACGCCCATCACCTTGCGGGACGAGGTGAGCGCGATGAGGAGGAATATCGTGTAGGGGAGCTGTACGCTGAGTACTATCTGCGAGACGACGAGACCGCGGAAGGGGTCGCCGATGAAGAATATGACGATAAGCGCACCGATGATGGTCGCGAGGACGCCGACACGCGAATGCTTGTCCTTGATGTCGTACGGCTCGCCGAATATCCCGGCGAAAATGCTCCCGCCCGCCATGCCGGCCGTGATGCTCGATGCGACGCCGGCGAAAAGGAGCGCGATGGCGAAGATGATGGCGGCAGCGGGGCCGAGCATGGGTTCGAGCATCGCCTTCGCCTGCGCAAGCTCGGTGACGACGATATGGTTCTTGAAGAAAACACCCGCCGCGACGATTATCATCGCGCTGTTGATGCAGAACCCGACCAGCATCGAGAAAAGCGTATCGGTGAATTCGAACCTGAGCCGGTGCTGTATCGTCTTTTTCCCTTTGGTATGCCATTCGCGGCTCTGTATTATCTCAGAATGAAGGAAGATATTGTGCGGCATGACCACAGCGCCGAGCACGCTCATGATGATGGCGATGGACCCTAAGGGGATCTGCGGCAGTACCCATCCGACCGCTGCCGCATGCCAGTCCGGGCGCACGAAGATTATCTCGATGAGGAATGAGAAGCCGATGAGCGATACGAAACCGATGATGACGCGTTCGATGCGCTTATATGAACTCGTGAAGATGAACACAAGTATGAGCCCGGCGGTGAGCACGGCCCCGATCTTGAGCGGGAGATGAAAAAGCATCTGCAATGCGATGGCACCGCCGAGCACTTCCGCCAACGCCGTTGAAATGGATGCGAGCACGGCACTCCCGAGGATCGTCCGAGAAACGACCGGAGGGAGATGTTTTGTCGCCACTTCCGAGAGACAGAGCCCCGTCGCGATACCCAGATGCGCCGCGTTATGCTGGAGGAGTATCAGCATGAGCGTCGAAAGCGTGACCATCCAGAGGAGGGTATATCCGTACTGCGAACCGGCCGCCACGTTCGCAGCCCAGTTGCCCGGATCGATGAAGCCGACCGTGACCAAAAGCCCCGGTCCGATATACTTGAGAACGGCGAACGCTGCGTGCCGGGTACGTTCCGGAATAAGGAAAAAGTCGCGGACCACCCCGATGAATTTCATCGCTATCGCCCTTTCATCCGTTCGATGTGAGCCTGATACGACTGTACGATTATCCGGTAGAGCAGGAACACGGCAAGCGTCACATTGGCGGCAAAAATGACGAGACGCGCCATCGTAACATGTTCCGAGAGCTCATAGATCTCGATCGGTATGAACAGCGACACCGATGCCGCCGCAAGCCATTGCGCCCACATGCGCTCGCGCCATAATCCGTACGCCTCGATGAGCTTCAACACCGCATAGATGAGCGCGCTCGCGGCGATAGCCCGCAGGTTCGCACGATTGAGGTGCGTAAGCGCATCGAGAAAAATGTTCGGGTGATGGCGCGCGGGATTGAGATGGAACGCGGAAAGGAGCTCATGGATACTTCCCTGCACATCGCCGCCGGCCAGGCGGAACAATCCCGTTCCGGCGATGATGACCAAGAGGCCCTTTGTCGCTTCGAAGACAGCGATAGCGCGCAGCCCGGCGGTCGATCCTTTCAGTGCTGCCATGGTCGCGTACTCCCCGGCGTCAGAGCGGAGGACATGCGCTAGAAATTCGTCATAAGGGTGAATGAATCATCGAGCTGCAGGAGCCGTATCGCTTCGTTCTTCCTGCCGAGATAGAATTCATGGATGCGGCGCACGAGCGGCATATCGGCGCGCTTGATGAAGACCGCCTTTACACCGATATTGGTCACCTCGGCAAAGGTGCGATCCTCACGGAGCTTCTGCTCCTCGATATTGTCGGTCGGCTCGGTCACCGCAACGCGGTCGCGTACCATGCTGCGATACTCGCGCGCATAGAGCGTGCGTATCGTGACGAAATAGGATGCGGGTACGGGCTCGAAGCAGGTGTTCGTCGCATCACCGCCGACAGCGGCAAGCGGCTCAGGTATCATAAGGTAGAAGTTCACTTCGCGCTTGCCTCGGTATGCCTTGGCCGCCACCCACGTCACGCTTCCGCGCGGCGTGAATCCCCTGAGCAGTATGACGCGCTCGGGGAGCGTGAACATCGATGCGGTGTCCGCTTTCACGAGGGGCATGATGGAACGGTACGCAGGCATTTCCCTCAAGGTGCGTATGTATTTATCGCGGTGGAAATGGGCGACATTATTGGCGTATTGCTCAACACCGAACCCCATGACCGTGCTGATATCGAGTACGGCGGGGTTAAGCGCCACGAATACGGCGATAATGACGGCGAGAAGGACGATGATGATCGTGAGGCATCCGCGTTTCATGAGGTGACTATACCACAATGGAAACGATGTTGCAAGCCGGCCATTACAATGAAAATTCGCATTCGATTATTGCATTTTTTACCCTGCTCTGCTAGAATAACGCTTTTCCCCCATAGCGGCTTTGCCGCTTGGTGTCAGTGAGCGCACAGCAAGTGCGCGAACATATGCTGAGCAGCGGGGGTGTGATAGGCCAGCGCTTTTCATGAGGAGATCCCGGAAAGGGACAAAAAGTATGGGCGATTATTCAGACAGTCAACAGTATCTCATGCACACCTATAACCGCATGCCGATGCACTTCACCGACGGGAAAGGCGCATACCTTACCGGCAGCGACGGGAAGCGCTATCTCGATTTCCTTTCCGGCATCGCCGTGACCATACTCGGCCATCAGCATCCCGCCGCGGTGAAGGCGCTCACCAAAGCGGCGCACGGCGTGTGGCATACATCCAACCTTTTCGAGATACCCGCGCAGATATCGCTCGGGGAAAAGATCGCCAAACACGGGCTCGGCGGGAAAACGTTCTTCTGCAATTCCGGCACCGAAGCGAACGAGGCGGCGTTGAAGCTCGCCGTCAAACGGGGCAAAGGCATATCGCCGGAAAAGACGGGCGTCATCGCCATGATCAATTCGTTCCATGGACGCACCATCGGGTCGCTCAATCTGACCGGTCAGGAAAAATATCGAAAGGATTATCCCGCGCTTTCGAACATATCCTATGTTCCGTACAATGACATGGCCGCGCTTACCGCGCAGATGAACGAGCATACCGCGGCCGTGTTCATCGAAGTGGTGCAGGGCGAAGCGGGCGTGTACCCGGTGAGCGAGGAGTATTATCGCCTCGTCCGGTCGCTCACGAAAAAATTCAATGCGCTTATGATCATCGATGAAGTGCAAACCGGCATGGGGCGGACGGGTACGCTCTTCGGCTATGAACGGTTTCCCGAAAAACCGGACGTATTTACGCTCGCGAAGGGGCTTGCCAACGGCTTTCCCATCGGCGCTATGCACGCAGCAAGCGCATTCTCGGATGTGTTCACGCCGGGGTCGCATGCCTCGACGTTCGGCGGCAATCCCCTTGCCGTTTCCGTCGGGAATGCCGTGTTCGATATCGTAGCCGATGAGAAATTCCTCGCACGGGTGCGCGCCGCCGGTGAAACGCTGCGCGGCGAGTTCGCGCAACGCGCAAAAAAATATCATTTCATAAAAGAGATACGGGGACAGGGGCTCATGATCGGCGTGGAACTTTCCATCTCCGCTGATGCGGTGAAGATGAAATGTTTCGGCGAGGGCCTCATCGTCAACGCCATCGCGGACAGGACGCTCCGCCTCATTCCGCCGCTCATCATCGGCGAACGCGAGATCGCGCACGCGCTCGCCGTCATCGACGGCATATTCAAACAGTACTAGCACACGCTACGGAGAAGACCATGATACATCTCTCGAAGAAAGACCTCGTTTCCATTGCCGATCTTTCGCGCAATGAGCTCAACGGGCTCCTTGCGCTCGGTATGAAGTTGAAGCGCCGTGTCTGGGGAAAACCGCTCGCCGGCAAGGTGCTCGGGATGATATTCTCGAAAAGCTCCACGCGGACGCGGGTATCGTTCGAGGTCGGCATGCACAAGCTCGGCGGCCATGCGATATTCCTCTCGCAGAACGACATACAGCTCGGGCGCGGCGAATCCGTCGAGGATACCGCGCGGGTGCTTTCGCGCTTCATCGACGGCATCATGATACGGACGTTCGCGCATCATGACGTCGAGCTCCTTGCGAAGCATGCCTCCATCCCCGTCATCAACGGACTTACCGATGACGAACATCCGTGCCAGATACTCGCCGACCTCATGACGGTGCTCGAGCATAAGAAGACGCTCGATGTGAAGATAGCCTATGTCGGCGACGGCAACAATGTAGCCGCGTCGCTCGCGCTTGCCTGCGAAACGCTCGGTGTCACATGCACGGTATCATCGCCCAAGGGGTATGAGATGCCTGCCGCCGTACGCGTACGCACGCCGTCCGTGAAATACCATATCGATCCGCGCGATGGCGTACGGGATGCGGACGTCGTGTATACCGACGTGTGGACATCGATGGGGCAGGAGAAGGAATACAAGAAACGCATCAACGCGTTCAAGAAATATCAGATAAACGCCTCGCTCATGTCGCTCGCCAAGCCGGACCATATCTTCCTGCACTGTCTCCCGGCGCATCGCGGCGAGGAAGTGGCTGCCGACGTCATCGATGGGCCGAACTCCGTCGTATTCGACGAAGCGGAGAACCGGATGCATGCGCAGATGGCGGTACTCCTCGCGCTCATGCGCTAGACGACGGATCCCTGCCGTATCATAGCGCTTCGAATTTGACGCCGGCTATCCAAAGCGTGGACCCTTTCGGCATAGTACCGACGTTCAATAATCATCACGGATACACCGATAATTATTGAAAGAGATACGGTGATACCATGCTTGAAAAAAGAGACCCGACCGACAGCATCATGTTCATAACCGACCCGAATGCGGTGCTCATAGAGGTGTCGGAGATATTGAGCCGCATGGGCATGGCGACGCTCATCACGGTCATGACGAGCATATTCCGCGATGTGCAGAAGATGTTCAAGGGCGAATTCGGCGCCTTCAAGCCGAGCAATACGCCGTATCACGACATCGATCATACCTTAAGCGTGTTCCTCGCCACCGCACGCATTGCGCACGGCGCTCAGGTGAACGGCGCGGGACTGGGCGAATCGGAAATGCTCCGCGCGCTCATCGCCTCGCTCCTCCACGACTCGGGGTATCTGCAGACAGTGGATGACGCCGAGGGTACGGGGGCGAAATACGGGGCGAAGCATGAGCTCAGAAGTGTGGCCAACGTCCACGAATACCTCGCCACAAAGGGATTGCCGCAGGCTGCCGTGAACGATTGCGAGATAATGGTCGCGCTGACGAAACTCTCGATAGTCCCCTCACAGCTGAAATTCCGTACGCCGGGGATAGAACGTGCCGCGCGTATCGTCGCCACCGCGGACCTCATCGCGCAGGTCGCCGATCGGCTTTATCTCGAAAAGCTCCTCCTCCTGTACAAGGAATCGGTCGATTCGGGAAAACCGATGTACGCTTCGGAACAGGACCTGATCGAGAAGACCGATCATTTCTATCACACCGTGGTGAAGAAACGGGTCAGGGACGATCTCGGCGATGTTGCGAAGCATCTTGCGGCACATTTCAAGAACCGATGGGACCTTGACCGCGATCTCTATCAATACAATATCAAGAAGAACATCGATTATCTCAAACGGGTCATCGTCGACGGCGGCGGGAATTATCGCGATCACCTGAAGCGCGGCGGCATCGTGGAAAAACTCACGGAATAGCGTCCGCTACAGTATCGTATCTTTTTCGCGCTTGATGTGCGCACCGAGCGAAGTGAGCTTCGCCTCGAATCCCTCATAGCCCCTGTCGATGTGATAGATGCGGTGTACGGTCGTGGTATTGCCGGCGGCGAGCCCCGCGACGACAAGGCCCGCACCCGCGCGGAGATCGGAGGCCTGTACATCGCAGCCGATAAGCTTCCCCCCGCCGTGGATGATGGCGGTGCTCCCCTCGACGGCGATGCGCGCACCCATGCGGGAAAGTTCGGGCACATGCATGAAGCGGTCGGGGTATACGCGCTCGGTGAGCGAACTGATGCCGTTGATCGTCGATCCGAGCGTTATGAACTGCGCCTGCAGGTCGGTGGGGAACATCGGATACGGCATCGTTTCTATCGCGAAGGGTTTGAGCGTACGCTTCGCTTTTATCTCAATCTCGCGCGGCCCCATTTTCACGGTGGCGCCGATGCTGATAAGCGTATCGATAGCGCTCATGCAGTGTTCCGGATTGCAATTCGTGAGTGCGATGCTTCCGCGTGTTGCAAGCGCCGCCGTGAGGAATGTCCCCGTTTCGATGCGGTCGGGTATGACCTCATATTCCGTACCGTGAAGTTCCTTCATGCCCTTTACCGTTATGACCGGCGTACCCGCTCCGGTGATATCTGCGCCCATGCTGATGAGCATGTTCGCAAGGTCCACGCATTCGGGTTCCATCGCCGCGCTTTCGATGACCGTTGTCCCGCGCGCGAGGGTGGCCGCCATCATGACATTGTCGGTGGCGAGCACGGATGAACCGAATTTCCCGGCAAGGACTATGCGTTTTCCCGTGAGCGATTTCGCTTTCGCATCGATGTAGCCGTGATCGATGGCTATCTTCGCGCCGAGCGCTTCAAGCCCTTTGATGTGAAGATCGATGGGCCTCGGGCCGAACGCGCAGCCGCCGGGGAGCGAAACGCGGCAATGTTTATACCGCGCGAGGAGGGGGCCGAGCACGATGACGGATGCGCGCATCTTCTTCACGAGCTCATACGGCGCTTCTATCTTCTTCACGTTCTTCTGGCGAATATGCATGACGTCGTGCTTGAGATCGATATCCTTGCCGAGTTTCTCAAGGAGCTTCGCGAGCACGAGCACATCGAGGAGGTTGGGCACATTGCGGAGCGTAACATCTTCTTCAGTGAGAAGCGATGCGACCATGAGCGGGAGCGATGCGTTCTTCGAACCGGATATGGCGACCGAGCCTTTGAGCGCCGTGCCGCCGTGAATGACGTATTTGTCCATGACGTGAGCCTGCCTTTATCAGGGAAAACAGTATATAGCGGGGTTGGTTAAATTGCGAGTGTTCAGCCCGGCGTGAATACCTTCGCAAGCATTCGCACATCGAACCATGAGAGGAAAAGCATCTCGGCCAGGCCCAGTGCGATGAAATAGAAGGCTGCGGCACCTATGGCGCGATGCGGCTGCTCGATCCAGAGTCCGCCCCCGCTTCCCTTCATGAGATCGCGCGCAACGGGCTCGGTTATGCCGAGCCGCGGCAAGCCGATGATCGAGACGGCCACCGCGCCAAGATAGAGCACGATGCTTATTATCGACTGCGCCATGACGATGGGAATGGACGCGCTTTGTCCTATGGTGAACGCGATAACGCGTCCGACGATGATGGAGCCGAACGAGATGAGAAGCCCGCGGCTTTTGAACGCGATGCTGAACGCGACAGCGAAGATCCCGTAGAAAAGGACCATCAATCCGACAGCGGGAACGACCGATGCCATATCCTTTTTATCCTGGAGAAAACCGGCCATCATGACGCCGGAATGCACGACGATGAATTCCATGACGAGTATGCCGACACCGAGGCGCACCCATCGCCCTTGTTCGTAGCGCAGGGGGTCTTTCCAGACGAGGATGAGCCGTATCCCGAGGAATATGCAGGGCAGTCCTGCGCTTACGGCGGCGATGATCTGAAGCAGCTTCATGGGCAAAGAAGAGTATATGCGAACGGCCGCGTACGGTCAAATGAACGCAGCGTACACGGCATGACTAGAAGATGACGTTCAGGGAAAGGGTATAGCTTAGCCCGAACACTTCCTCATATTTCGCCGCGGCATCGATACGGCAGTTCATGAGGCCGATATCGAA from Spirochaetota bacterium includes the following:
- a CDS encoding Gfo/Idh/MocA family oxidoreductase; protein product: MQDTKMLRVAIVGASGHCHYVKSVSPENAARMRVSALIADGADAERLAKSYPDAKRYPSMGECLSCERIDIAVVNPEFSHIAGTAMTCVREHIPVFLEKPFALEWDDLVSLFELSKREHTPIYPMFDMRFSNAYFTARERVRTGAVGTPILIGAQKSYKLGERAAFYRERASYGGTIPWVAIHAVDFVRYVAGVNYASVTARHTTVGNAGHGALESAAVMQFTTDEGAFVTITADYLRPKDAPSHGDDRLRIAGTKGVLEIRGEKLYCIDTAGEREIALQSPPREIFDDVIAMAEGKRDTTASAADGFYATAIALRARESADAMSTIDLTDAKGFLR
- a CDS encoding Nramp family divalent metal transporter, whose protein sequence is MKFIGVVRDFFLIPERTRHAAFAVLKYIGPGLLVTVGFIDPGNWAANVAAGSQYGYTLLWMVTLSTLMLILLQHNAAHLGIATGLCLSEVATKHLPPVVSRTILGSAVLASISTALAEVLGGAIALQMLFHLPLKIGAVLTAGLILVFIFTSSYKRIERVIIGFVSLIGFSFLIEIIFVRPDWHAAAVGWVLPQIPLGSIAIIMSVLGAVVMPHNIFLHSEIIQSREWHTKGKKTIQHRLRFEFTDTLFSMLVGFCINSAMIIVAAGVFFKNHIVVTELAQAKAMLEPMLGPAAAIIFAIALLFAGVASSITAGMAGGSIFAGIFGEPYDIKDKHSRVGVLATIIGALIVIFFIGDPFRGLVVSQIVLSVQLPYTIFLLIALTSSRKVMGVYANRLSTKIMLGAVASVVTVLNVLLLIDIIRSFTVH
- a CDS encoding DUF2127 domain-containing protein; amino-acid sequence: MAALKGSTAGLRAIAVFEATKGLLVIIAGTGLFRLAGGDVQGSIHELLSAFHLNPARHHPNIFLDALTHLNRANLRAIAASALIYAVLKLIEAYGLWRERMWAQWLAAASVSLFIPIEIYELSEHVTMARLVIFAANVTLAVFLLYRIIVQSYQAHIERMKGR
- a CDS encoding acetylornithine/succinylornithine family transaminase; the encoded protein is MGDYSDSQQYLMHTYNRMPMHFTDGKGAYLTGSDGKRYLDFLSGIAVTILGHQHPAAVKALTKAAHGVWHTSNLFEIPAQISLGEKIAKHGLGGKTFFCNSGTEANEAALKLAVKRGKGISPEKTGVIAMINSFHGRTIGSLNLTGQEKYRKDYPALSNISYVPYNDMAALTAQMNEHTAAVFIEVVQGEAGVYPVSEEYYRLVRSLTKKFNALMIIDEVQTGMGRTGTLFGYERFPEKPDVFTLAKGLANGFPIGAMHAASAFSDVFTPGSHASTFGGNPLAVSVGNAVFDIVADEKFLARVRAAGETLRGEFAQRAKKYHFIKEIRGQGLMIGVELSISADAVKMKCFGEGLIVNAIADRTLRLIPPLIIGEREIAHALAVIDGIFKQY
- the argF gene encoding ornithine carbamoyltransferase → MIHLSKKDLVSIADLSRNELNGLLALGMKLKRRVWGKPLAGKVLGMIFSKSSTRTRVSFEVGMHKLGGHAIFLSQNDIQLGRGESVEDTARVLSRFIDGIMIRTFAHHDVELLAKHASIPVINGLTDDEHPCQILADLMTVLEHKKTLDVKIAYVGDGNNVAASLALACETLGVTCTVSSPKGYEMPAAVRVRTPSVKYHIDPRDGVRDADVVYTDVWTSMGQEKEYKKRINAFKKYQINASLMSLAKPDHIFLHCLPAHRGEEVAADVIDGPNSVVFDEAENRMHAQMAVLLALMR
- a CDS encoding HD domain-containing protein — its product is MLEKRDPTDSIMFITDPNAVLIEVSEILSRMGMATLITVMTSIFRDVQKMFKGEFGAFKPSNTPYHDIDHTLSVFLATARIAHGAQVNGAGLGESEMLRALIASLLHDSGYLQTVDDAEGTGAKYGAKHELRSVANVHEYLATKGLPQAAVNDCEIMVALTKLSIVPSQLKFRTPGIERAARIVATADLIAQVADRLYLEKLLLLYKESVDSGKPMYASEQDLIEKTDHFYHTVVKKRVRDDLGDVAKHLAAHFKNRWDLDRDLYQYNIKKNIDYLKRVIVDGGGNYRDHLKRGGIVEKLTE
- the murA gene encoding UDP-N-acetylglucosamine 1-carboxyvinyltransferase is translated as MDKYVIHGGTALKGSVAISGSKNASLPLMVASLLTEEDVTLRNVPNLLDVLVLAKLLEKLGKDIDLKHDVMHIRQKNVKKIEAPYELVKKMRASVIVLGPLLARYKHCRVSLPGGCAFGPRPIDLHIKGLEALGAKIAIDHGYIDAKAKSLTGKRIVLAGKFGSSVLATDNVMMAATLARGTTVIESAAMEPECVDLANMLISMGADITGAGTPVITVKGMKELHGTEYEVIPDRIETGTFLTAALATRGSIALTNCNPEHCMSAIDTLISIGATVKMGPREIEIKAKRTLKPFAIETMPYPMFPTDLQAQFITLGSTINGISSLTERVYPDRFMHVPELSRMGARIAVEGSTAIIHGGGKLIGCDVQASDLRAGAGLVVAGLAAGNTTTVHRIYHIDRGYEGFEAKLTSLGAHIKREKDTIL